The stretch of DNA TCATGAGCGTCATAGAAATGCGCCAACTGACAGAACAACAGCCGTAGGGCCTGTGATCGTGCACTGCAGAATTTCTGTGAAAAGGTGAGAAGTTGTTACCGTATGGTATGCGGCGGCTGGCACTCCTTCAGGGTGCCACCTTTGCACCTTCACACGGGTCAAGGTGGCAAGGTAGGACTCGAATGGCGCGCGAGCGCGTGTGAGCTTTTTACCTTGATAGCGAACTGCCTGCGGGCGCACGTTCTCGATTAGGTACGTTGGAACGGTGCCCAAGAGCCCGCCTGGGTCAAATACACCAAGGCACTTCAGGACGCGGCAACCACGATGAAGACCGCTCGTGAGGGCATCGATCCTGATGCGGTCAGCAAGATGAGCCCGCAGGACCGCTTTGCGTTCGTGAGCAAGATGCGCGAGCAGGGGCAGAAGCAGTTCGAGACCGTGCAGACGGCAGCGAAGGAACTTCTTGCCACGCTCAACGACACGCAGAAGGACAAAGCGCAGGAGACCCTCCCGGGTCTCGCGTTCGGCGGTCCCGGCCCGATGCGCGGGGCGTTCATGGGCGGCCCATGGCAGCGGCACTAGTGCCCGGAGCGTTTCACGGCGTCCGGTGATCGCAAGCGCCACTTTCACGCCCTCTGGACGCTTCCAGCGTCCAGAGGGCGATCTCGTGTCCAATAGCGCGTTAGCGGCTCAAATTGCTCGCAGCCTTGCCTCAATTTGAGAGCAGAAGTGGAACCCGGTAAGCGTAGGCAAACCTGTGTGAATCCGATTGGCGCCGCGGAGGACGGTCACTTTGCAGTCGGCCACACCGAATTCTGGAGTAAACCTCCCACGCGCGACGCCAGCAGCTACCGCCAAGGCGTCTGACATCGCATCCGCATCGATTCCCAATACGCTCGCGGCGCTGCATGTAGACCCCGAGACAGGGCTCACGCGCGCGGAGGCGGACACCCGTCGAAAGGAGCACGGCTACAATGAAGTGGCCGTGCAAAAGGGGCACCCGGTCCTCATATTTCTCGTGAAATTCTGGGGCCTGTCGGCGTGGATGCTCGAACTAATCATGGTCTTGTCGCTAGTTCTCCGAAAATATTCTGACTTCGCAGTGGTAAGTGCGCTCTTGGTCGTCAATGCCGTGTTGCGTTTTGCGCAGGAGCGCCGCGCCGCCGGCGTCGTAGAGACGTTGCGGCGACGATTGCAGGTCAGCGCGCGCGTGCGACGCGATTCGAGCTGGCAGGTCGTTCCCGCTCGGGAACTGGTGCCCGGCGATATCGTCCGCGTGCGCCCAGGCGACATCATCCCGGCGGACGTGAAACTCCTCACCGGAGCGTTGGGCGTTGACCAATCGGCTCTCACCGGGGAGTCCAAGGACGCGGAAAAAGCGCCGGGCGACGTGCTCTCGTCGGGGTCCATCGTCCGCCGGGGCGAAGGCAATAGCGTGGTCATGCTGACCGGGGCGAAGACCTATTTCGGCCGCACCACGGAACTCGTGCAGCAGGCGCGGCCAAAACTTCATATCGAAGCGGTGGTGGCCAAGGTGGTCCGCTGGCTGTTCGTTATCGTCGGCGCACTGCTGGGCGTGGTGGTCGTGATGTCGTTGATCCGCGGCGCGCCGCTCATCGAGATGGTCCCGCTTATGCTTGTCCTGTTGATGAGCGCGGTGCCGGTCGCCCTCCCGGTCATGTTCACGGTCAGCATGGCCGTCGGGTCGAAGGAGCTGGCGAAGCGCGGCGTGCTGGTCACGCGCCTCAGCGCGGCCGAGGATGCCGCGACGATGGACGTGCTCTGCGTGGACAAGACCGGCACGATCACAATGAACCAGTTGGCCGTCACCGGCGTGATCCCGCTGGAACGCGCGACGGAATCCGATGTGCTGTTTGCCGGCGCACTCGCGTCACAAGAGGCCAACCAGGATCCGATTGATCTGGCATTCCTTGCCGCCGCAAAAGACCGGCACGTCTTCGATCGCGTGCCTGCGCTCATGCCGGTTTCGTTCGCGCCGTTTGATGCGAAAGGCAGGCGGACGGAAGCCGTGGTCGAACAGAATGGGCAGCGGCTGCGCGTGATGAAAGGTGCTGTGCGGACCATCGCTCAGGCCTGTGGCCTCCAGTCTCCTGCGATCAAGGCGCTTGAGGACCGGGTCGCCGAGGCTGCGCTCAAAGGATACCGGACGCTGGCCGTGGCCCGCGGCCCCGAGAACGGCGCTCCCGCACTGGTTGGACTGGTGATGCTGTACGATCCGCCGCGACCGGATGCCAAGCAACTTATCGCGTCACTCCGCGGCCTCGGCGTTGCAGTGAAGATGCTTACCGGCGACGCGCTGGCGGTTGCGAGCGAAATTGCGCGCGGAGTCGGATTGCCCACCATCCGGCGCGTGGCGGACCTGAAGGCTGCAGGCGCTCAGGCCGGCAATGAAGCGATCGACCTGCTGGCGGGGGCCGATGGCTTCGC from Candidatus Binatia bacterium encodes:
- a CDS encoding plasma-membrane proton-efflux P-type ATPase encodes the protein MPNTLAALHVDPETGLTRAEADTRRKEHGYNEVAVQKGHPVLIFLVKFWGLSAWMLELIMVLSLVLRKYSDFAVVSALLVVNAVLRFAQERRAAGVVETLRRRLQVSARVRRDSSWQVVPARELVPGDIVRVRPGDIIPADVKLLTGALGVDQSALTGESKDAEKAPGDVLSSGSIVRRGEGNSVVMLTGAKTYFGRTTELVQQARPKLHIEAVVAKVVRWLFVIVGALLGVVVVMSLIRGAPLIEMVPLMLVLLMSAVPVALPVMFTVSMAVGSKELAKRGVLVTRLSAAEDAATMDVLCVDKTGTITMNQLAVTGVIPLERATESDVLFAGALASQEANQDPIDLAFLAAAKDRHVFDRVPALMPVSFAPFDAKGRRTEAVVEQNGQRLRVMKGAVRTIAQACGLQSPAIKALEDRVAEAALKGYRTLAVARGPENGAPALVGLVMLYDPPRPDAKQLIASLRGLGVAVKMLTGDALAVASEIARGVGLPTIRRVADLKAAGAQAGNEAIDLLAGADGFAEVYPEDKYIVVQHLQAAGHVTGMTGDGLNDAPALRQAEVGIAVSTATDVAKGAASVVLTDPGLTNIVALVEQGRTIYQRILTWIINKISRTILKASFVAIAFVVTGKFVVSAFAMLLLVFMTDFAKIAIATDYVQPSKRPETWNIGGFIMVSAVLGVAMVAEALLLLYIAWSRFGLATNDNALYTFSFQTLLYFAVFSIVSARERRWFWTTMPSKTLMAALTLDALVGTILTFVALPGLMPLLWWQTLIILGYAMVACLVVNDAIKVAMIKWRVPLAVA